The sequence ATTAATGCATAAAGAGTCACAAAATGACCAATTAGTACATGCACAAGTCAAATTAGCCCACTTTTGAACCAAAGTCGCATCGTTTAATTTGTCTAAATAGGAAATTAGTCTAGCGTTGACACAATCAGAAGACTGATCTGCCCTTTCACACCCCAgctaatctttttaatattattaattaatattaagaatCAATCTTTATTTGTATTGAAGGTTTTgtacttatattaataaacttttgaatttcttattattattaattatagaagaattggttataaaagaaatgttacatgtcatgtatatatatttcctATTGTgagttgaaaaagaaaagacaagtatttcttattaaattaataatttaatatccaATTATGCATGaactatattaattattagaatgtTATCAATAATTCTACTTTTTtgagataaatataattttatttagttaaaacaATTAATATCGTGTTGAAAAAAGTGTAATAAGTATTGCTCTAATTAAAAGTGTGCAGATGAGATTTAACTAGAGTTTCAAATTCGAACTTTTAGTATACAGTTGTGTTAAAATTCTTGATGGAGTACTTTATCACCCGTAAGGCTATTATCCGACACCttctaaattaaatctaaatttatatacaccaataaaataaaataaaataattactccCTTCAAATATGAGTGAGatccataaaaaataatatagatttgcaaatcaagaaaatcttgatttatataaataatatttgtagataagttgaatattttttgaatgatatatgaagaaaagaaagacaatAATTGAAACATGTCAAACCTCATCAATTAATGTCACTCTCAACTGTTTCATGGGGCGTTGGTATCtccttttctaatttcttccaTCTAATTCATTTATAGTATTTGTAATTTAGTTGGCTGCAGCAGCCGCccaatttgaatttaattttatttattatttattgatgttCTCATGAGCTTTAGGATTGTGTTGCTTTAAAGTATTCATGCTTATTTGCACCCtcattgtataattattttgataattgataccatatttcttttaggatttcatttttataatctatttttctatagcttaaaatctgaaaattatttaataattaaattttttaaaactgtatcatttaaatattttttgggttatcattttttaaataaaattatgaaaatatcaTCTTCATGCTTCCTCcttatttatagttttattattattataaaaatataaatagttactataaatataaaattattatccttcttaatattttaaaataaaattttgatttaatattaatctattttttatatattttaatattctagtatatatcttaaaatatGCCAATTAATTGTCAATACATTAGTTGCTATAGAATATATatctaatatcttttaatttatgaatattaactataaaaatataaagtaaatgtaatttaataataacgTAAGTTAAATGAACCCTTTcggtattattataatttatattttttaatagtttttttataaaaactgtataaataaaaatattaaataaaatatgaagagatttaaaagaagtttaagagtaatttttttttttagaaaagaattatataccataatatttcttctattttcttattttatttatagcaGCCCTATATAATAAAGAcagttatctcttttaattattttaatattaatattatagtttttgATTTATATTGGATTAGAGCGTAAGAGAAATACTTCCTAAGAAAAAACCTCTTGCCACTACGATTGATATCATATTTTAagagtaatataattattcttgTGCTTGAACCTGGATTTCCCATTTCCTTACGTACTTGAATATTCACAGTGCACCGTTTCAAGCTGAATATATATCTGCCATGGCTGTACgatctttcttttttgctcTGCCTTTACTTCTAGTTTTATCTTCTCAATTCCTATCTTCAGCTTCAAATAGCTTAAGGGAAGACTCATTTTTATCAGTGGAGAACACAAATGATGTTTTGACTTCACCACATGGCGCTTTCGTTGCAGGTTTCTTCCCTGTCGGCGATAATGCTTACTGCTTTGCTATATGGTTCAGTGAACCTTTCTGCAGCAACAACTGCACAGTGGTTTGGATGGCAAACCGTGACGAACCCGTTAATGGGAAGCATTCACACCTAGCTCTGCTAAAATCTGGAAATCTTATCTTAACAGATGCTGGTCAAGTCACGGTTTGGGCTACCAATACAGTTTCAGAATCTTCAGTTCAGTTATATCTTCAGGAGAGTGGCAATCTTGTTTTGCAGAAGTTGGACGGTGCTATACTATGGCAGAGTTTTGATTTTCCGACGAATACTCTTCTTCCTCTACAACCGATCACCAAAGATTGGCAGCTTGTATCCTCAAGAAGTGAAAGCAACTACAGTTCAGGATTCTTTAGGCTTTATTTCGACAACGATAATGTTCTTCGCCTTCTTTATGCTGGTCCTGAAACTTCAAGCATATATTGGCCGGATCCTGAGCTGTTGAGCTGGGAAGCTGGAAGATCTACTTACAACAATAGTAGAATCGCTTATTTTGACTCTTTGGGAAAGTTTAGTTCATCTGATGATTTCACCTTTTTCGCTGCTGATTATGGAGTGAAACTACAGAGAAGATTGACGATAGATTTTGATGGTAATCTTCGTCTGTACAGTCGAAAAGATGGAATAGATTTATGGACTGTTTCATGGCAAGCTATGTCTCAACCGTGCAGGGTTCATGGGATCTGTGGACCAAATAGTGTCTGTAACTATGTTCCTAGTTCTGGTAGGAAATGCTCCTGCCTTGAAGGATTCAAGATGAAGGATGTTACTGACTGGTCTTTGGGTTGTGAACCTGAATACAGTCTTTCTTGTTCAAGAAATGAATCCACTTTCCTTGTGCTAACTCATGTTGAGTTTTACGGGTATGATTTTGTGTACTATCCGAATTACACCTTCGATATGTGTGAAAATGTTTGCTTACAGAGATGTGATTGCAAAGGGTTCCAACTCAAATTCATTAAGCATGATTATCCTAGTAACATTCCTTATTGTTTCGCAAAATCCTTGTTGCTAAACGGGCATCATTCACCGAGTTTCGAAGGAGATCTTTATTTGAAAGTGCCTAAAACAAGTTCCTCCTCCTCTTCATCTGTTGCAAAGTTCAGCCTAGATTGCTTCCAAGAAGTTGTCAAGCAGGTTGATAAAGTCTATACCAAAAGCCATGAAAATGGATCACTGAAGTTTGTCTTCTGGTTTGCTATAATAATTGGGATTATAGAGTTCactgttattttcttagtatGGTATTTCTTGATAAGAACCCACCAGCATTCAGGTGTAGTTAGAGCAGGTTACCTTCAGATTGCAACAGGCTTTCGAAAATTCAGCTACTCTGAGCTGAAAAAGGCGACTCGAGGTTTCCGTGAAGAGATTGGAAGAGGAGCGGGAGGAATTGTATACAAAGGGATACTATCTGATCATAGAGTTGCAGCAATAAAGAGACTGATTATCAATGAAGCTGACCAAGGAGAAGCAGAATTCCGAGCAGAAGTTAGTGTCATTGGAAAGCTTAATCACATGAACTTGATAGAAATGTGGGGATATTGTGCAGAAGGAAGTCACAGACTTTTGGTTTACAAGTACATGGAGCATGGATCTTTGGCACAGAATCTGTCTTCTAATAAGCTCGACTGGGAAAGGAGATATGATATTGCCTTGGGTACGGCCAAAGGCCTTGCTTATTTACATGAAGAGTGCTTAGAGTGGGTTTTGCACTGCGATGTCAAGCCGCAAAATATTCTCTTAGACAGTGATTACCAGCCAAAGGTATCAGACTTTGGGCTATCACATCCACTCAAAAGAGATAGCCATGAAATTTCAAGGCTGTCGAGAATAAGAGGAACTAGAGGTTACATTGCTCCAGAATGGATATTCAATCTACCCATCACCTCAAAAGTTGATGTTTATAGCTATGGAATGGTGTTACTGGAGATCGTAACTGGAAAGAGCCCAGCAGCAGATATAGGAGACAGAGGGCTGGTAAAATGGGTGAGAAAAACGATTGATAGCTCTACTGCAATGATATTTTGGATGGAAAAGATTGTTGATCTTAACTTGGGAGGAAAATATGACAAGAACCAGATGGAAATTCTTATTGGGGTAGCCCTAAAATGTGCACATGAAGACAAAGATGCAAGACCCACCATGAGACAAGTAGTTGAGATGCTTCTACAAGATGGAAAGGACACTAAACCTTTAACAGTGACTTAAAATATTCTGGTTTGGCCAAAAAATTGTACTTACGGGATTCTAAAGCTAAATTGTATTCTAAGGGATTTGTCTATCCTGTAGACTAAACATCCTTCTTCAGAATCATTGAGACTGACCTCATATTGTATGTTGTAATTGCGGTGATTTTCTTACAATTACTGTTATTATAGCTAATGCATTTAAGTGACAGTTATGTATGATTAGGACTGTTTTAACAAAAGAGACAATAAGTCACATCAGAAATCGACAAGAAGAAGCTACTTATCGGTAATAGTAACTATCCTTTGAATCTACATAAGCAGATTCAAAATTATCTGTCACTACAACACAGATTTTCAAAATTAGCAGATTACTTGGACCATTATAATTTGACAAGCAGGATTTTGCAGAGGAGTTGTTGACTCTGACTTTTTGCAAGCAAAGTCTGTTTCACTGGCCCAGTTGAGCTTTATTTGGTTGATCATTTACAAAAGAGATTTCACGTCTTCAAATATACAGTTCTGTCTCCCAGTACACCATCCCTTGCTGTTTCTGCTGAGAGGCTATTTCCAAAAACTTGCAATATTGATTTCTAGTTAGAAAGTTACAATCTTATCATCGCACCAAAACTAActcttatattaagaaaatctGATTTAAGCAATTTAGTTTGATTCAAGTGCCACTTTGACCTCATTTCCTTTACAAGTACCCACTTGCTTCCTCTTCGATGTCATGATCATTAAACGTCCGTCGTTGAGGGAAGGTGTTGAGATACTGGAAAAAATTCATACTGTGTACACATGAGTGTAGATTTGAATAACATGAACAACTCTATGCTGGAATTCTGGCATAAGTGAGTAGTATATTGGGGTCCAGATATTCATTTCCACTGTTCTTTCAAACAATAACTTTACATGCAAATTTAGGTTGGTTCAAGCAGATGAAGCGGAGAGAATGTACAGCAACTGCTCACGCCGCCTAGTCTGAGGAAGGCGGACGTGAGAGCGCCTGCCAAAATGATGATTCAATTCTCTGAGGGCCTGAATGCGCCTGCCAAAATGATGATTCAATTTTCGGAATGCCTGAATGCGCCTGCCAAAATGATGATTCAGTTCTCGGCATGCCTGAATACGTTTCAGCCCCTCCTGTTGGTGTTGACATATTATTCAATTTCTTGCAAATATCTTCAACAATGTCCCCTATAAGTTTGGATTCAGGCCTAACAAAAAAACGTAGATATAAGTGTACATAAACTTTCTCAATTATCCGAGTAGCATAAGTAAATATAATCCTAGTGGTAAAGTGGAGACTACTCCAGAAGTGGGCATCAGGATTGAACTCCCACcaaatctaaaatttcaaGTTCCAAACTctagaaagaaattgaagaaatgTTGGAGTCCAACTTTTAATTTACAATACCTGTATGTCACCGACCGGTGtaccaaacaaataaataattgatatatatttattaattttaaataataaaatatttatttttatttaaaaaatataaaatatacattaaTCATtcagtataaaatataaaatatttttatatatatgtcacTGTTTTATCTATTgtgatatatattaaatctagataaaattttttactttttttggaatttacttcaattacttttatttttattttataaatgattaattaattattacaacaTTATTAACccaattattattactatattCCAATATAATTACAGAATAGAGAAATTACCTAATAACAAGAGAATCCCAACCAGATAAATTGGCAGCTTCAGACAAAGCACTTCTCCATCTTTTCAGCTTGTCTCTGCTAAAACGTACCTCATGCATGGCAAATGCAACACCAAAACTCCCCTTCAGCTCCGCAACATGAGCCGGGTCAACCCGGTAGAAAACAGGTAAAACCATTTGCTTCATCGTCTTCTTGCACTCGATGATCTTCACTAGTTCATCCAAACACCACGGAGAATTCCCATAATTTTCGGAGAAAATGACAACCGAAATCGCCACTTCCTCGATCACTTTCAAAAGGGTCGGAGCGATCTCCACTCCTCTGACGAGCTCATTATCTATGAACGTCCTGACTTGCTTCCTCTGCAAAGCAGCATAAAGGTGGCTTGTGAAATCGTTGCGGGTGTCTTCACCTCTAAAACTCAAGAAAACCTGGTATTTGCAGTTAGGAGGTGTTGAAGAGACAacggaagaagaagaagaagaagccatAGGAGTAGCAATAAAGAAGTAAATGGAAATCAAAGTATTAAACCAGCTCAAGTTTGTCTTTGTACATAAGATAGCAAGTTGACCATAAGCTCAATTGTATTTTGTGCAGGTTGACCTCCATTATCTTAATGTGTTGGTTGATGGCTTTGCTTATATATAGCAATAGTTTTAGCCTGATTAATGGTGTgcttttattttgtcaaaGGTAGAACATGGCTAGCTGTATATTTGCAAATGGAATAGACAAATGctcctttcttttttgcttgtgatgaaataaaagaacaagggGCCATCAATGCTAGTAATTTTTACAAGGGTAATCATATAAGCTTTTTTTCCTTGCAGAATATTTCTATAGctatatttaaattagaatagAAAATAAGTTTGTCATCGTAATATTAATCTCGAAACCAAGTGAAAGATTCAATCAATACGTGAGCCTGAACGctattgaataataatttaaaaaaaaattcttttaaaatttaaatttagatattgagatatttattaaaaaattttaattatcagACTATTTTAAGTGATAATAGACgaacatatatattaacttgatctaatcttttcaaattataaattatattcattaatcaaagctataaaataaacaacttgCATAGATTTCAGaccaaaataaagaacaactTGTATGTATTGCAGGTTTATATgttgaaaattttcattagCTCATACCCAATTCCCATGATCAATCTTTTACCATATccactcatttttcttttgagagAAAACCCATATTCACACattcttt is a genomic window of Ricinus communis isolate WT05 ecotype wild-type chromosome 2, ASM1957865v1, whole genome shotgun sequence containing:
- the LOC8282493 gene encoding putative receptor protein kinase ZmPK1 yields the protein MAVRSFFFALPLLLVLSSQFLSSASNSLREDSFLSVENTNDVLTSPHGAFVAGFFPVGDNAYCFAIWFSEPFCSNNCTVVWMANRDEPVNGKHSHLALLKSGNLILTDAGQVTVWATNTVSESSVQLYLQESGNLVLQKLDGAILWQSFDFPTNTLLPLQPITKDWQLVSSRSESNYSSGFFRLYFDNDNVLRLLYAGPETSSIYWPDPELLSWEAGRSTYNNSRIAYFDSLGKFSSSDDFTFFAADYGVKLQRRLTIDFDGNLRLYSRKDGIDLWTVSWQAMSQPCRVHGICGPNSVCNYVPSSGRKCSCLEGFKMKDVTDWSLGCEPEYSLSCSRNESTFLVLTHVEFYGYDFVYYPNYTFDMCENVCLQRCDCKGFQLKFIKHDYPSNIPYCFAKSLLLNGHHSPSFEGDLYLKVPKTSSSSSSSVAKFSLDCFQEVVKQVDKVYTKSHENGSLKFVFWFAIIIGIIEFTVIFLVWYFLIRTHQHSGVVRAGYLQIATGFRKFSYSELKKATRGFREEIGRGAGGIVYKGILSDHRVAAIKRLIINEADQGEAEFRAEVSVIGKLNHMNLIEMWGYCAEGSHRLLVYKYMEHGSLAQNLSSNKLDWERRYDIALGTAKGLAYLHEECLEWVLHCDVKPQNILLDSDYQPKVSDFGLSHPLKRDSHEISRLSRIRGTRGYIAPEWIFNLPITSKVDVYSYGMVLLEIVTGKSPAADIGDRGLVKWVRKTIDSSTAMIFWMEKIVDLNLGGKYDKNQMEILIGVALKCAHEDKDARPTMRQVVEMLLQDGKDTKPLTVT
- the LOC8282492 gene encoding disease resistance protein RPV1, yielding MASSSSSSVVSSTPPNCKYQVFLSFRGEDTRNDFTSHLYAALQRKQVRTFIDNELVRGVEIAPTLLKVIEEVAISVVIFSENYGNSPWCLDELVKIIECKKTMKQMVLPVFYRVDPAHVAELKGSFGVAFAMHEVRFSRDKLKRWRSALSEAANLSGWDSLVIRPESKLIGDIVEDICKKLNNMSTPTGGAETYSGMPRTESSFWQAHSGIPKIESSFWQAHSGPQRIESSFWQALSRPPSSD